In Dyadobacter sp. CECT 9275, the following proteins share a genomic window:
- a CDS encoding ATP-binding protein, which produces MSIAVLFDDLPASVVIDSSYETTLEGEYLLNSDGCLEVIKRYPNAGAAKVFVNANHPNNSNCADLLVKKNAELKKIVKDNSIECSNQSVNAEMRSAIWNHFAEDLQLGEIELDVTKGDTKDIWEKLQTYLPLYTLFQSDRKNSDSDSEVQDPLKEAVKQIMADATITALLADVAERVEQRLIDVSNSTLEKLREMNPEVASSLKPIIPPANALKWADVFKSVSITGDENIPINKRGSGIKRLVLLNFFRAEAERRQQQGNSRSIIYAIEEPETSQHTDHQKMLIRAFKQLASAANTQVLLTTHSCTIVKGLNFDHLRLVSIDAVGSKCIESIIPHQLPYPSLNEINYIAFRDLTEEYHNELYGYIEAEELLGAYRLGKQTVTYNKIFRNGTVGPTPVILTEYIRHQIHHPENANNIRYTFQQLTDSVDLMRGFIVASRASI; this is translated from the coding sequence ATATCAATTGCCGTGCTCTTTGATGATTTGCCAGCTTCGGTGGTGATTGACAGTTCTTACGAAACTACGCTCGAAGGCGAATATTTGCTTAATTCTGATGGGTGTTTGGAGGTGATCAAGAGGTATCCAAATGCGGGCGCTGCCAAAGTATTCGTCAATGCAAATCATCCCAATAACTCTAATTGTGCAGATTTGTTGGTTAAGAAGAACGCAGAGTTAAAGAAAATAGTCAAAGACAATAGCATAGAATGCTCGAATCAATCTGTAAACGCGGAGATGCGATCGGCTATTTGGAATCACTTTGCCGAAGACTTGCAACTTGGAGAGATTGAGCTTGACGTAACCAAAGGAGATACAAAGGATATTTGGGAAAAGCTGCAAACGTATTTACCGCTCTATACACTATTCCAGTCCGACAGAAAGAATAGCGATAGCGACAGTGAAGTACAGGATCCACTCAAAGAGGCTGTGAAGCAGATCATGGCAGATGCCACGATTACTGCTTTATTGGCAGATGTCGCTGAGCGTGTTGAGCAACGCCTGATAGATGTTTCCAATAGCACTTTGGAAAAGTTACGGGAAATGAATCCGGAAGTCGCCTCGTCGTTAAAGCCGATAATTCCTCCCGCCAACGCTCTGAAATGGGCTGACGTGTTTAAATCAGTTTCGATAACCGGTGATGAGAATATTCCAATCAATAAAAGAGGGAGTGGAATCAAGCGGCTTGTGTTATTGAACTTCTTCCGAGCAGAGGCAGAGCGAAGGCAGCAGCAAGGCAATTCGAGATCAATCATTTATGCTATTGAAGAGCCTGAGACGTCACAGCATACGGACCATCAAAAAATGCTAATCAGAGCTTTTAAGCAGTTGGCTAGTGCTGCAAACACGCAGGTGTTACTTACGACCCATAGTTGTACAATTGTCAAAGGGCTCAATTTTGACCATCTGAGATTGGTTTCAATTGATGCAGTTGGAAGCAAATGCATTGAAAGTATTATACCTCATCAATTACCGTATCCGTCATTAAATGAAATTAATTATATAGCATTTAGAGACTTGACGGAAGAATACCACAATGAGCTTTATGGATATATTGAAGCTGAGGAGCTCCTTGGCGCATATAGATTGGGAAAACAAACCGTTACGTACAATAAGATATTTAGAAACGGTACGGTCGGTCCGACTCCTGTAATATTGACAGAGTACATAAGACATCAGATTCACCACCCTGAGAATGCAAACAACATAAGATATACCTTTCAACAACTTACTGACTCGGTTGATTTGATGAGAGGCTTTATTGTTGCCAGCCGGGCGAGCATTTAA
- a CDS encoding Fic family protein, with protein MIQELDEEAEFDISLILNIHRTAFGELYDWAGKWRTIEVQVGKLTPPHPSQVPNLMYQYADDVNYRLKFVQEKVEVAELLAYLHHRFVWIHPFNNGNGRTARLLLNAAAMLKGFEPVQLYHREGEARKEYIQALRKADGGDAHGLTNLILNELTAF; from the coding sequence ATGATTCAGGAACTGGACGAGGAAGCTGAGTTTGATATAAGTCTGATTCTGAACATTCATAGGACTGCTTTTGGTGAATTGTATGATTGGGCAGGAAAATGGAGGACGATAGAAGTTCAGGTTGGGAAGTTAACTCCACCTCATCCATCACAAGTGCCGAACTTGATGTACCAGTATGCAGATGATGTAAATTATAGATTGAAATTTGTACAGGAAAAGGTTGAAGTCGCGGAGTTGTTAGCCTATTTACATCACCGCTTTGTATGGATTCATCCTTTCAATAATGGAAACGGACGCACCGCCCGCTTACTTCTAAATGCGGCGGCGATGCTAAAAGGATTTGAACCGGTACAATTGTATCACAGAGAAGGGGAAGCTAGAAAAGAGTATATTCAGGCCTTACGAAAAGCGGACGGAGGCGATGCTCATGGACTTACAAACCTAATTCTTAATGAACTCACGGCCTTTTAA